TATAAGAAATAACTTTTATGtttcaagaacagaaacaagGCCAGTTCAAGTTGTAGACAGCAGCTGTCACCAAAAATCTATCCATgttattttgatgttttttctgtttttccatagTTGCAAGGATTTGGAGATCCTCTACAGACAGGCACTGCCATAATACCTTGCTGCTGAATTCCACTTGCTCCTGTATGAGAGTCTCCCAGGGCACATGGCTGAACAACTGTATGACCATCACCAGTTCCCAGCTGAGCTCCTggagaggcaggaaaaagaCTTAAACGTAACAGAAGATACAAATCCAGTTCTGGAATTtaaaatgttggggtttttccccctcttcaAGAGGGGAGCTTTGACTGTGGCttgctcccttccccccccccaccccaaaccaccTCAGAACATTTCCAAAGCTCTAATGCTTTAGTCTTTCCAAATTCAGATTAATACACAGTAACATTCTAcaaaatgaatacatttttgaTGTGAAAAATGTAAGTACATGTATACACTTTTAAGTATTTATGTATAcattttaaggagaaaagagTGCAcataatgttaattttttaaagcccTTCCTGTCTTCTAAATCTCtgaacttaaaaagaaataaaagctcaaGCACCCAGCTTTAAGGGGTCTAGACTTTAATTCTTCGAGAGGAACTATACTGGCTGAGAATAAGGTCCATCTTCCTCCACAGTCTGCTTCTAACCTTGACTAAAGCCTAAGGAGAACACAAACCCAGTAAAtttccagttctgctgtatCCTTTTACAATGAGTCATCCAAGGTGTATGTAGTATTCGAGAAGTTGATGCACTATGGATTTACGCAATGTTAAtactgttattatttttctcttagcaACTAGTTAATGCTACTCTTTGTATGTTACAATAAGAATGTTAATAATCTAATTTTCATCAAAACTGtataaattttatattaaattcttTCAGACACTGTCCACCATATTATTGACGACATTATGGTAGAATTAAATTCCAATAAGCAATCTAATGCCAACAttagaaaactttaaaaattaacagttcTGACTTGAAAATTCACAAATCACTCATCACAAATATCAGGATGCTTGTAGACTTCAAGACGAAAATCACaatcaaatgcttttgaaatcaaACTGTTTGATACACATTAATAAGTAAttttcaggggggaaaaaaaacatgttaaaaaattcttacacgtttgagataaaaaaaaatctaaagatgTCTATACACAAATACTACCAAACTTAGTGAATAAATTTGAAAGTGTTTATAACTTGCACTGGAAACTGTCTTGTGAAAACAGTTCTTTCTTATAATATGTAATGCTAAGGGCATTATAAAAAGTTCATGCAGTTCAGTTCCAATAATTCTATGTATTGAAAGAATTTGACTGACCTCCTGTACTACCACAACCAGAAATGCTTTCTCCTGGTGAATAGCCCATTAGGCcaccatttccatttccatttggATTAGAAGGCACTGTTGCAAGAAGACctaagcaaagaaataaaatatatagccataaaaagaaaaagacggGGGGAGGGGCGCACACAGAATTTAAGTGTAGcatgcttttttcctcatggTAACCAATTCTCCACCCTCATCCTGACTGGTTTACCTTTATAACAGGAGAACGTCTCTCTATCTTGCCTACTTCTGGGATCTTGCCAAGTAATTTTAGTTCACAATTATTTAACAAGCATTTTCTACATAACATTCTGCATAACTTTTCCAATATTCATTAGTTACAGGTATTCGCTACATTCCATTGAAGTAGAACACAATGATTCAATATTCAGTATCTGAACATACTGACTGCTTACACCTTCCTGAGCAATACAAGCACATGTAGTTTACCTCTTGGAGCAAAGGGGACAGTCTTTCCTAAATAGGAAGAATGCTACCAGAGGTTGCATTGGTCTCTCTTTGAGCAACAgcatttgcaaatgcaaatacagtATGATTTAAGAAATGAACCACATTAGTTTTCTAATCACTGGTATTAAAATGTATCTGTACAAGAGTATCAGAACATAGAGAAGACccagtttaacaaaaaaacttccaaaaacccagagaaaaaaTTTTCCAGGTAAGATTTGGAAAGAGGCACACCACTCaactctttcttccctttcttgaTTAcatctaatttttcatttatttggatACACAACCCTGGTCACCACACTGAGCTTACACCTGATTACACCACTGCTATGGGACAAAATTACTAAATGCTAGAAGGTGAGagaatttttcaaataaataaagccaATAGCCTATAACCATACCCAGTCCTCTGTATCGTGAAAGCTGCTGGTAGATTTGTTTCATCCTCTCAATATTCAGACGGCTTGCCTCTGCATGATTTACCATTGGTTTGGGATAATTAACTCCTATAATACATTTTGCAGCCTTCTGGACGCTCTCTGGGGCATTCCACGGATCATAGATGTATTTTGCAGGGAAACCTCTAAGTACTGGCAAATAacgtcttaaaaaaaaattaaaaggtcaTTTTGAGTATAAAGCCACTTGACAGTTTAGGCAACATCCAGGAATTGCTGAAATTTCTGGATTGTGAGTTACCTGATATAATCCCCATTTGGGTCAGTTCTTCTGCCAAAACCCACTGGACAGTAGCAGTGAAAAAACTGCTGGAAGAAGGAACTACAGGATAGCCACATCCAGCTTCCAGCATTCACACTCCAATCTGCATCAAGTAAGAGCTCTTCAAAGACCTTAAGAAATTAAAGCAACAAGTTAGTCTGAACATGGCACACCTTCGAGACATCTACTTTTTCAGGAATTGTTCCAAGTTTctgatttcagcagcagaaacccAGCTTATCAACATAGCAACACTCTTTCTTACCTGGCAACATTCACAGAATGCTCAGCATGCAATTGCAAATACTTACCTAAACGCCAAACTCAAGAACGAAAGTGTGATAGCCTATCTGGCTTTTACCTTGCAAAAAACCTTGTAGACATCTCAAAGCTACAACCAAAAAGTTACATATTCTTGCATAAAtacatccttaaaaaaaaataaatccccaaAGGATGGCTGGAGCCTGACTGCTTGCAAGTGGCATTTGTTCCTTTCGAAGAGTTGCTTCATCACGTTACCACTGAGTAAGTTTTGCAAACTTCCAGAAAACAGAGAACATACAAAGCACATTTCAAACTCAAACTGTTGGTCTGAATATCTCAACTTGCGCAGCCCCTTCCACTATGGAAGGAGTCCCACGAGGAGAATTCAAGACTTCAGGGTagcaaaaacattcagaagttGTATTCTTGAAGGCCAACAGTTAATCTAGTAAGTCACAGTTTTGAGGATGCACACTTAAATTCCTGGAGGTATATGAACCACCAAGCATGCTGAAGAACAGTGGGACAGATAATGAACTCTGGTCTGAAGACAAAAAGTCTTCTCTGGTAATTGCTACCCctattatataaaaaataaccCATGAGGAAATTGAAGATTTATGAAGGTTTTACTTTAAATCTGGAGCTCAATAGTTGCAAAACATTAAAGTTGCCAGCAttgattgttttttaattattaacacAGACAATGCTAACTTGTATAAAAAGAAGTTTCTCTGCTCAGTCAGATCACTAGCAATACAGGCTAACAACAAATAAAGAGAAGCCTTATTCTTCGAAGGAGAACATTCAAGTACCTTTTATAAAAAGGGTGCACTGAGAAGtagttttcaaaacagatacttaatacatatttttgaaagttctgattttcctttcaaacttGCATCATCTCCAAATGTTCCAAAGAAACCATCACCTTTCTTCAAGCCAACACTAAAACTTAACATCTTACTACTGCCACCCATCTTCAACTAATATTATTTGAATATGAATTCTAAATAAGGTAATACCATTAAACAAGGATATCTCTCTACATATATTCAAGAAGTCATTCATTCCACAGCATACACTGAATAAGTGTTACAAAAGTATCTTTGTCTAAATATCTGCaactatttggaaaaaaaaaaggctgttttgaaaaaataagatttatcttaaaacacttttaaaaaaacattttaaataaaaggtgaCTAATAATGTTACAAGATCTCTAGATGAACACTAAGTGTTAGCACACAACTGTTCCACTAGATGCTGCCATGTAATAAGACTTAGGAAAGAACAGCACCATGGAAGGCCAGATTAACTTTTGCTAGCTATGGATGTATGAATTAAACATGCTTCCACCGCACAAGTCTGGGCCCTCCACATATCTGTATTATTTCAAAAGTAAGAACAAGTTGGCATTTATCTGTAATATACAGCTTTGTTGTTTGGCTGAGTTACTTAGGTATGTGCATCTTCAATGCCTTTATCTATGaactgtaaaaggaaaattCCTAAAGCAGCTTATGTTGTTTTGTaaccaagactttttttttttaaaggaaaggtaTTTGCTTAGAACTGATTTGTTAAGAAAGGTGAAATTTTGTAAGattgtatacatatataaatatgagGTCACAATCCTGATAGCAAGTAAATTCTTTTTTagatttcaaaactaaaaaactatttttaattaattatgaTTGCTCAGTAAAAGATGTGATACCCTTCTGAAAGTATAAAACTGATTCAAAGGCTGAGATTAAATTAttctattcttttctttaaaagactgaaatttCTAATTTGATCTTCAGCATCTCTTGGATACTTGCATAGAAATGAATTGCACTGAAACTTCAGCCAAACCATGTTGCCCATACTCACACTTCTATCGTTGGATAAAAGGACAGAAATTGCTGAAaggacattctcagcttttacTTTTCTCCCTTTAATTTCTATGGTGCTTTTCCTTCGCAGGGAAGCAGATGCGAGATGTGAACAGAAACTGTTCACACAGCAGGACTGGAATGAAGTTTCAATTACAAGAGTAATCCATGTTTATTTGccaaaatttaggaaaaaatctCAAATTTAAAAGAACTGCAGACCTATTTTGACTACAAGAAACTCTAATATTCCAATAAAAGGGGGCATTGCACAGGCAAAACTTCAGCACCACAGGTTTATGAGAAGcgatttcattttcatttaaggTTTAAAATTCAACTTATACCACACAGTAACAATTCTACAATGACTAATTGAAACTTTAACAGGCACTTTAAGAAATTCAAGAGTAAGAAACAATACCTTCATTCCTTCTTCCCAGCTAATCCAGAGGTCACCTCGAGTCAAAAAGCATGCTACAGCATGCCGGGCTAAATGATGAATCCAACCTTCTTGACGAAGCTGCGTCATAATCGCATCAATCCAAGGGAAACCTGTCCTGCCTTCTGCCCATTTGGCCAAAGCCTCAGGATTCTTATCCCATGGAATTTGTACACAGATAGGATTCCCCTCCATTTTATCAAACCGTGGATTGTTAGTCGCTGCTGTGTAGAAAAATTCACGCCATAACAGCTGGCCAtagagggagaggggaggggagctgTTCTTTTTTACCTGatcattaaaggaaaatactttattaGGCGAAGAAGTAGGCAAAAATCATGGCATCTAAGATGTGTAGCTGACTACATAGAAATCATACCTTTTTGTACAGATCCGTTAACTTGAAATAAAAGAGACGACAGGACAAACAGCCAAAGCGGAGGTAGGGACTAAGCCCTGTAGGGCTTGCCAGAAGGGAATTTGCATTCATTCGTGGTCTTTCAAAGTTTGCTACCCAAGccttaaaagaacaaaaccaaaaacaaaccacacagcAATATCAGACTACAGGCTAGGTAGCAACATAAAGGGAGAAATCACTCACTGCCTATAACTGAATCCAGACATCTGACAGATGATCACGTTAGCTACGACATCTAGGGGTTCCTTTTGAATCAGAGGAATCTCTAGAAGGCGATTCATCTCAACGCAGAAGGCATGTACTGCCTTCTAGAACTACCTATcacttcattttaaatacaggGGAAACCTAGACAACTAACAATATGTTAGCTTTTAGAGAAATTCCCCTTCAGAGTTCCAAGAAGTATGTTTCAAGTAGAATTAcctccaaagaaaaaacaattacattttttggAGCAGAAAATAGTATACTATTTTCTCTAAAGTATACAGACTAAACTCTCTAAAGTAAAGACTCTAAAGTATATAGTATACAGACTTTCtctaaaattcaaattaaagaCAACCTGCTAT
The nucleotide sequence above comes from Buteo buteo chromosome 19, bButBut1.hap1.1, whole genome shotgun sequence. Encoded proteins:
- the CRY1 gene encoding cryptochrome-1; translation: MGVNAVHWFRKGLRLHDNPALRECIEGADTVRCVYILDPWFAGSSNVGINRWRFLLQCLEDLDANLRKLNSRLFVIRGQPADVFPRLFKEWNIAKLSIEYDSEPFGKERDAAIKKLASEAGVEVIVRISHTLYDLDKIIELNGGQPPLTYKRFQTLISRMEPLEMPVETITPEVMEKCTTPVSDDHDEKYGVPSLEELGFDTDGLPSAVWPGGETEALTRLERHLERKAWVANFERPRMNANSLLASPTGLSPYLRFGCLSCRLFYFKLTDLYKKVKKNSSPPLSLYGQLLWREFFYTAATNNPRFDKMEGNPICVQIPWDKNPEALAKWAEGRTGFPWIDAIMTQLRQEGWIHHLARHAVACFLTRGDLWISWEEGMKVFEELLLDADWSVNAGSWMWLSCSSFFQQFFHCYCPVGFGRRTDPNGDYIRRYLPVLRGFPAKYIYDPWNAPESVQKAAKCIIGVNYPKPMVNHAEASRLNIERMKQIYQQLSRYRGLGLLATVPSNPNGNGNGGLMGYSPGESISGCGSTGGAQLGTGDGHTVVQPCALGDSHTGASGIQQQGYCQASSILHYAHGDNQQSHLLQAGRTALGTGISAGKRPNPEEETQSVGPKVQRQSTN